Genomic window (Daucus carota subsp. sativus chromosome 5, DH1 v3.0, whole genome shotgun sequence):
ggaaaagataaaattatattataatcttGAAAAGTAAATCATAATTAATCTCTAAAAAAAACCCTTCACGAATGAAAACATGAAACACAGATACACGATGGTCCAAATCAAGCATCATACATGCTAATCAAGAAACATATCGTGAAATAGTGACAAACAAAGAGAAATCAAATAACAAATCCTCCATTAACACGAACAATCTGTCCATTAACCCACTCCCCAGCATCACTAACCAAAAATCCAACAACTTTCGCAATATCATCTGGTTCTCCCAATCTTCCTAATGGACAAGCCTCTGCAATCCTCTTGACCATTTCGTCGGATTTTCCAGCAAAAAACATTTCAGTAGCCACAGGCCCTGGAGCAACACAATTGACTGTCACACCGCTTCCTTTCATCTCTTTTGCCAAAATCTTGACCATCGCTTCCACAGCCGCCTTTGAAGCTACATAAGCACCGTACCCTGGTGTCAATGCACCAACCAGCGAAGTCGTTAATGTCACAATTCTTCCTCCGCCTCCATGTTTTAGACGATTGGCAGCCTCTCGACAACACAAAAATGCACCTTTTGTAACACAGCTATAAGATTAGTTGAGCAAATAAATCATCGGTTTGTCTAATATTTGCCCAAAAGCATACAATCGGCGTTAACTTCTATgagtttgatatatttttattggtctcctaatcataaatatggatggaCCCCTCCACtcacaccaattccaccaaaGTCATCAAATTCAGTGTTTATTGTGTGTCCTTGGACACATATTAAAAAGACCGATAAATCATCTAGTATTACTTATCTTATTATTTGTCCATTCAACACCATCATAACATCAACAACTAAAATATACAAGTTAGAATGTTAGATAGACTATtggagaaaaaataatttataacacTAAAATTGGGAGACAATTAGTACTTCCGGACAACGTGATTACCTTTTGCATTAACATTGAAAGTGTTGTCCCAGTCTTCTAATGTGGTGTTCGCCAGAGTTGGATACTTGGAATCAAGAATGCCAGCAGAATTGACCAGGATGTGAGACTTGGTGTTAAAATGCTGCTCAGCCTGATCGAACAGTGACTTGACTTGATCAGGATCTGAAATATCGGCTCCAACCGAAATCGCGACAGGACTAGAAGAATTGGAGGTGGAGTTGAGCTGGGaggctaagagctgagcttggtTAGAGTTGGAAGAGTAATTGATGACGATTTTTGCACCGAGTGAGGCGAGGTGGAGAGAAATGGCCCGGCCTATGCCGCGAGAGCCCCCGGTTACGATGGCAACTCGCCCTTGTAGAGGGAGTGTTTGTGTTTCATCACTCGACATTGTACAAGACTAAAGCGGGTGGGCTCTGTTTGTTTGGGGTTTTATGGCTGctgtttttataatttgttgGAGGTTGATGTAGAGGTCAGCCAGTGCGTAGCTGAGGATAACGAGGTCAATGCCAATTTTGACACGGCAGCTTcctgctactccctccgtcccggtcaatagtatacattggggacgggggcgcggcacggactttaatgcttcaatatagtatagttctgtaaattatttttaatattttcttttttttataaaagtataagtTGCAATAAGTGGTTACATAAAGTTGCAATAAGTGGTTGATTTAGTAAATCAGCatcttttttatttgttaaaaaaaacaaaagaatacGCAATTGAACCTGAACATACGTAAAAAATATTGTACTCATATAGGAGTTTAAAAAGTCTCCTAAATACTTTGGAGATGTTAAGAAAACGTAtctattttttaagaaaaaaacatttcaaaaacgttaattatttatttatattaaaagttGAAATCCATATAACATTAATTATCATTGGTAAAATATCTTTTTCAATATTAATAGTTATTAGTTTTAAATCGTTACTCCCTTCGTCCACATATTTGTTTACATATAGTTTGGCCGATGAATGATgaacataaaatataatacatatgaaaatGTAAAAATTTTGTGTGATATGTGATgaacttaaaatataatacgtGTAAAATGGACAAATTATCAGTATAGATTGGCTAAAATGATTTGCCGAATAATAAAAATTGGCGatcatgtaattttttttgacttgTACGATATTGTAATTCGATAGTATTGAGtgcattatattttatattttattattattattgtaatttattataaataaaatatattagttgaatgaaaaaattaATGTTGAATTTTTGGGTTCCAGATTTCAGATTTGATAAATATAACTCATGTCATACACAAGTTGAATGATGTTGgagttgatttttttaatataattttttatatttattttatattatataattatttttaattaagggTTTAATAGGATGAAATGTGAAGATGTTTTAACAGGTCAGTCTTCTtagtaattttgttttttagaagatttagaaaaaaaaatatgatcaatCATTATATATCGGCTATATTTGTATAATCGGCTATATTTTGATAACATTTATCAGGATACCAcctaattattatgattttaaaataatatatcttctTTATTTGAAACGATAATAaacaatttcaatttcaaaatataattgatcaatgtagttatagaccgatCTTATCTagcaattattttatataattattaacaaatatGTAGCCAATATTTTATACTTCTTCCATTCTATTAAAATGTTAATGTTTTCGAGCTATAGTtcggcacgtattttaaaattttcatataatataatattattatttatttatttttttctaaataaaaatttatattaaaattttattcaaaagaagatCATAAAATCAGATAAAGTGAAAAAAAGGGGTCTGAG
Coding sequences:
- the LOC108220621 gene encoding NADPH-dependent aldehyde reductase-like protein, chloroplastic, with amino-acid sequence MSSDETQTLPLQGRVAIVTGGSRGIGRAISLHLASLGAKIVINYSSNSNQAQLLASQLNSTSNSSSPVAISVGADISDPDQVKSLFDQAEQHFNTKSHILVNSAGILDSKYPTLANTTLEDWDNTFNVNAKGAFLCCREAANRLKHGGGGRIVTLTTSLVGALTPGYGAYVASKAAVEAMVKILAKEMKGSGVTVNCVAPGPVATEMFFAGKSDEMVKRIAEACPLGRLGEPDDIAKVVGFLVSDAGEWVNGQIVRVNGGFVI